One segment of Aquimarina sp. BL5 DNA contains the following:
- a CDS encoding SDR family NAD(P)-dependent oxidoreductase, which translates to MALLDFSLENKIALITGGGTGIGLGIAKAFIEVGAKVIITGRREQVLEEAVKELGENASYRVNDITNKKEIPSLVSDIETTIGPIEILVNNAGIHHKAMAQDTTDEDFERILQTNVMSVFTLTRECAKYMLPRKKGSIIMIGSMAGLFGIDKVIAYGTSKTALTGLVNALVTEYSKDNVRVNAIAPGWIESNMFLNAINNDPKRKEQITNRIAMDHFGQTSDIGNAAVFLSSEAAKYITGVVLPVDGGAAVNF; encoded by the coding sequence ATGGCACTATTAGATTTTTCATTAGAGAATAAAATTGCACTGATTACTGGTGGAGGCACGGGTATAGGTCTTGGTATTGCAAAGGCGTTTATAGAAGTTGGAGCAAAAGTAATTATTACAGGCCGTAGAGAACAAGTATTGGAGGAAGCTGTAAAAGAATTAGGTGAAAATGCATCGTATCGCGTAAATGATATTACGAATAAAAAGGAAATCCCGAGTTTAGTGAGTGACATTGAAACCACTATTGGCCCTATTGAAATATTGGTGAATAACGCGGGTATTCATCATAAAGCAATGGCTCAAGATACTACTGATGAAGATTTTGAAAGAATTCTGCAAACCAACGTAATGAGTGTTTTTACATTAACGCGCGAATGCGCAAAGTATATGTTACCCAGAAAAAAGGGTTCAATTATAATGATAGGTTCTATGGCCGGTTTATTCGGAATAGATAAAGTAATCGCTTACGGCACTTCTAAGACGGCATTAACAGGATTAGTAAATGCATTGGTTACGGAATATTCAAAAGACAATGTGCGTGTAAATGCTATAGCGCCAGGCTGGATAGAATCCAATATGTTTTTGAATGCAATAAACAATGACCCAAAAAGGAAAGAGCAAATCACTAATAGAATTGCAATGGATCATTTTGGGCAAACTAGTGATATAGGAAATGCTGCTGTCTTTTTAAGTTCGGAAGCTGCAAAATATATCACGGGAGTCGTGTTACCTGTTGATGGTGGGGCCGCCGTAAATTTTTAA
- a CDS encoding six-hairpin glycosidase-like protein — protein MLHTFLSILIFFISNIIISQSQDTRWQLTENNGTTWTISGSKLPHTDNIEMSGRKVSGIVSYTVDKNQQLYIEREIIFPQIHPYIKDSDPDWFIYRSYLKKKYSDDILPKFYVENKQFSPGKIKKININGFINFEHEPNQQGIVLHRKLFPSPSTPAFLEALEFINTTNKTISITPSSQRYIHKSRGSDGEYQIIMEGPVTYDGKSVILPAKKSVVFYVRISCTKENTNISGSVTPKLLSDQRNTFLQKMKSNLILETPNPILNQLFEFSKIRASESIFDSKLGPIHSPGGGRYYVGIWANDQAEYVSPLFPYLNYELGNESAYNCYKAFNKVKSPDFKPIQYAFEVETLSPPSPLDRGDAAMIAYGASQYLLARGNLKEAKEIWPLVKWCLDYNHLKLNDEGVVISESDEMEGRIETGKANLSTSSLYYGALTNAIYLGKELNISTKEINTYKTRQEKLKMSIESYFGARTEGLDTYKYYKEHTYLRHWIALPLVVDINKRKDATIEALLERLWTENGVHVEKNSSNYDISQIFWDRGTLYALRGTFRAGATDKSLKHLVQFSKKRLLGERVPYVVEAFPEGDMAHLSAESGLYCRIFTEGLFAITPTSFNSFNIQPRLPQNWNEMALRHVRLYGKDIDIEVKRVGIKTHIRIIDANSKKTYFDKKVTLDKPISILLD, from the coding sequence ATGCTACATACTTTTCTTAGTATACTTATTTTTTTTATTTCTAATATTATAATTAGTCAGAGCCAGGATACTCGATGGCAACTAACAGAGAACAATGGTACTACCTGGACAATTAGCGGATCTAAACTCCCTCATACAGATAATATAGAAATGTCTGGTCGAAAAGTATCCGGAATAGTTTCTTATACAGTAGATAAAAACCAACAACTTTATATAGAAAGAGAGATTATTTTTCCTCAGATTCATCCATATATTAAGGATAGTGATCCTGATTGGTTTATATATCGATCCTATTTGAAAAAAAAATATAGTGATGATATACTTCCAAAATTTTATGTAGAAAACAAACAATTTTCTCCGGGAAAAATTAAAAAAATAAATATTAATGGCTTTATAAATTTTGAACATGAACCTAATCAACAGGGAATTGTACTTCATAGAAAGTTATTCCCTTCTCCGTCAACACCAGCTTTTTTAGAAGCTTTAGAATTTATTAATACTACTAACAAAACAATATCAATTACACCTTCCTCGCAGAGGTATATCCATAAGTCCAGAGGATCCGATGGGGAATATCAAATAATCATGGAAGGACCTGTAACATATGATGGCAAAAGTGTAATACTACCTGCGAAAAAATCTGTTGTTTTTTATGTACGCATTTCCTGTACTAAAGAGAACACCAATATTTCTGGAAGTGTAACTCCTAAACTTTTATCTGATCAAAGAAATACATTCTTACAGAAGATGAAGTCTAATCTTATTCTAGAAACTCCTAATCCTATCCTTAATCAGTTATTCGAATTTTCTAAAATTAGAGCCTCAGAAAGTATCTTTGATTCTAAATTGGGACCTATTCATTCTCCTGGTGGAGGACGCTACTATGTTGGAATATGGGCTAATGATCAGGCTGAATATGTTAGTCCTTTATTTCCATATTTGAATTATGAATTAGGTAATGAAAGTGCCTATAATTGTTATAAAGCATTTAATAAAGTAAAATCTCCAGATTTTAAACCTATCCAATACGCTTTTGAGGTCGAAACCCTTTCTCCTCCTTCTCCATTAGATCGTGGAGATGCCGCGATGATAGCTTATGGAGCAAGTCAATATTTACTTGCCAGAGGAAACCTAAAAGAAGCTAAAGAGATTTGGCCTCTAGTTAAATGGTGCCTTGATTATAACCACCTTAAGCTTAACGATGAAGGTGTCGTTATATCAGAATCAGATGAAATGGAAGGCCGAATTGAAACCGGAAAAGCGAATCTATCAACTTCCTCTTTATATTATGGAGCCCTAACAAATGCTATATATCTTGGAAAAGAACTTAACATTTCAACTAAAGAAATCAACACTTATAAGACTCGTCAGGAAAAACTAAAAATGTCTATTGAAAGTTATTTTGGAGCCCGAACAGAAGGACTAGACACATATAAATATTACAAAGAACATACATATTTGAGACATTGGATTGCTCTACCCTTAGTAGTAGATATCAATAAACGGAAAGATGCTACCATAGAAGCTTTACTTGAAAGATTATGGACAGAAAACGGAGTGCACGTAGAAAAAAACAGTTCTAATTATGATATTTCTCAAATTTTCTGGGATAGAGGTACCTTATACGCTTTACGAGGTACTTTTAGAGCTGGTGCCACCGATAAATCCCTTAAACATTTAGTACAATTTTCGAAAAAACGTTTGCTAGGCGAACGTGTTCCTTATGTAGTAGAAGCATTTCCGGAAGGAGATATGGCGCATTTATCCGCTGAGAGTGGATTATACTGTCGCATATTTACTGAAGGTTTATTTGCGATCACCCCTACTAGTTTTAATAGCTTTAATATTCAACCAAGGCTACCCCAAAATTGGAATGAAATGGCACTACGTCATGTACGTCTTTATGGGAAAGATATTGATATCGAGGTTAAACGTGTCGGTATAAAAACACACATCCGAATTATAGATGCTAATTCGAAAAAAACATATTTTGACAAAAAAGTTACTTTAGATAAACCCATTTCTATACTACTAGATTAA
- a CDS encoding mandelate racemase/muconate lactonizing enzyme family protein yields the protein MKELEIKDLKIYKASTPLKKPISDATHTLTEISFIVLRIKLENGIVGESYLLSFQYSPNAIIGALKDLIPIVKGYKVYETALVYKKLEGLFEYFGNQGLLRWAQSAINIAMWDAWGKVQNQPVYKLLGVTKEKVSIYGSGGWISYTIDELIEEVTNYAERGFKAVKIKVGSPKVSTDLERLRKVREAVGNEIDIMMDANQGMDLTSAVKLSNGAKDLNINWFEEPVHHQDFQAYQSLKNQTGISLAMGEREFDTLPLRELVTRNALDIWQPDILRIGGVEAWRESAALANSFHLPVLPHYYKDYDVPLLCTIPNGVGAESFDWVDPLIDNPMKIDDGYAKPHDIPGWGFTFIDDHLTEIK from the coding sequence ATGAAGGAATTAGAAATAAAAGACTTAAAAATTTACAAAGCTTCTACTCCATTAAAAAAACCAATTTCTGATGCTACCCATACACTCACAGAAATTTCTTTTATTGTTTTGAGAATTAAACTAGAAAATGGAATAGTTGGAGAGTCTTACTTACTATCGTTTCAATATTCACCAAATGCAATAATAGGGGCATTAAAAGATTTAATTCCAATAGTTAAAGGATATAAAGTTTATGAAACAGCTTTAGTATACAAAAAGCTTGAAGGTTTGTTTGAATATTTTGGAAATCAAGGTTTATTGAGGTGGGCACAATCTGCAATAAACATTGCTATGTGGGATGCTTGGGGAAAAGTACAAAATCAGCCTGTTTATAAATTATTAGGTGTCACTAAAGAGAAGGTGAGTATTTATGGTAGTGGTGGATGGATCTCCTACACCATAGACGAACTCATTGAAGAAGTTACCAATTATGCAGAAAGAGGATTTAAAGCAGTAAAAATAAAAGTTGGGTCGCCAAAAGTAAGCACAGATCTAGAGCGTTTAAGAAAAGTAAGAGAAGCCGTAGGAAATGAAATTGATATTATGATGGATGCTAATCAAGGCATGGATTTAACTTCTGCGGTTAAATTATCAAATGGTGCAAAAGACTTAAACATTAATTGGTTTGAAGAACCTGTGCATCATCAAGATTTTCAAGCGTACCAAAGTCTAAAGAATCAAACAGGTATTTCTTTGGCCATGGGAGAAAGAGAATTTGATACACTCCCCCTTCGCGAATTGGTAACTAGAAATGCATTAGATATTTGGCAACCAGATATTTTAAGAATTGGTGGTGTTGAAGCTTGGAGAGAAAGTGCTGCTTTGGCAAATAGTTTTCATTTACCTGTTTTACCACACTATTACAAAGATTATGATGTACCATTACTTTGTACCATACCCAATGGTGTTGGAGCTGAATCTTTTGATTGGGTAGACCCATTAATTGATAATCCAATGAAAATAGATGACGGTTATGCAAAACCTCATGATATACCTGGATGGGGATTTACCTTTATAGATGATCACTTAACTGAAATAAAATAA
- a CDS encoding TonB-dependent receptor domain-containing protein, whose product MNIRFLLILFFFTVGICAQNKEILVSGSLVEAETGQPIPYATVVLNDTGSKATIAGAITNDDGLFEIKTTKKYFYVEISFIGFKTIQLRDFKIKDNEVYLDKIKLYQDSQTLDEVVVRGEVSKTEFKLDKRVFNVGKDLSTAGASALEVLNNVPSVNVNIEGEISLRGAGGVQILINGKPSVLADESSNALGTITADMIQSIEVITNPSAKYEASGTSGILNIILKKEEKKGWNGSVSLNTGIPDNHSIGASLNRRTEKFNLFTQMGAGYRSLPRDNEAINRNLENGEVIFSDGENFRNETFFNLTLGTDYHLNKYNVFTLSGNFAYEIEDQPSETNFRFFDVSNSLVSRWLRDEITEATNPKWQYEFNWKKQFKNNKDHTFQLSALGSFFGKDQSSLFTDTTLEGEDVDNNQRTATNFQQADFTFKADYTNPLTKEYTIETGAQYVINDVGNDFEVEDLIDGEFVINENLTNDFEWNQKVLGIYGTLAYENKIWGIKAGLRIENTDLETLLANTNEGNSRNFTNFFPSFHTSYTFSEKFSLQAGYSKRIFRPRLWDLNPFFNIRNNFNIRTGNPELQPEFTNSYELTSIYKIGRASMSSSLYHRYTTDVVERVSTFVDNVNFTTPENIGTNSSIGFETNGKYNPVKWLTFTGDFNFNYFDRKGTFEGQVFDFTGNQWSTRLGSKISLPADIDLEFNGSYRSGFETVQGEQSGFAFLDIGMRKKILKGKIVANLGIRDVFASRIQERFVNQPTFETYNFGQRGRFFTFGLSYAFGKGEAMTYSGGRRR is encoded by the coding sequence ATGAACATACGGTTTCTTTTAATCCTATTCTTTTTTACGGTTGGCATCTGTGCTCAAAATAAGGAAATACTAGTTTCTGGATCATTAGTGGAAGCCGAAACAGGTCAACCTATTCCTTATGCCACAGTTGTTTTGAATGATACAGGTTCTAAAGCTACAATTGCTGGGGCTATCACCAATGATGACGGTTTATTCGAGATAAAAACTACAAAAAAATATTTTTATGTAGAAATAAGTTTTATAGGGTTTAAAACCATTCAGCTTAGAGATTTTAAAATAAAAGATAATGAAGTTTATTTAGATAAGATTAAGCTTTATCAAGACAGCCAAACACTGGATGAGGTTGTTGTGAGAGGAGAAGTTTCTAAAACAGAGTTTAAATTAGATAAACGTGTTTTTAATGTCGGAAAAGACCTGAGTACTGCTGGAGCTAGTGCCTTAGAGGTGCTTAACAATGTACCATCAGTTAATGTGAATATAGAAGGTGAGATAAGTTTGCGAGGAGCTGGAGGAGTCCAAATCTTGATTAATGGAAAACCCTCTGTATTAGCCGATGAATCAAGTAATGCTTTGGGAACTATCACCGCAGATATGATTCAAAGTATCGAGGTAATCACTAATCCTTCTGCCAAATATGAAGCCTCAGGTACTTCAGGGATTTTGAATATTATCTTAAAAAAAGAAGAGAAAAAAGGCTGGAACGGTTCTGTTTCGCTTAATACTGGTATACCTGACAATCATAGTATAGGAGCTAGTCTTAATCGAAGAACTGAAAAATTTAATCTGTTTACGCAAATGGGTGCAGGTTATCGTTCGCTGCCTAGAGATAATGAGGCGATCAACCGAAACCTTGAAAATGGGGAAGTAATTTTTAGTGACGGAGAAAACTTTAGAAATGAGACTTTTTTCAACCTTACCTTGGGTACAGACTACCATTTGAATAAATACAACGTTTTTACGCTTTCAGGAAACTTCGCCTACGAAATCGAGGACCAACCTTCTGAAACTAACTTTCGTTTTTTTGATGTAAGTAACTCTTTGGTGTCTAGGTGGTTGAGAGACGAAATAACCGAAGCTACCAATCCCAAATGGCAGTACGAATTTAATTGGAAAAAACAATTTAAAAATAATAAAGACCATACATTCCAACTAAGTGCTTTAGGAAGTTTCTTCGGAAAAGATCAGTCTTCCTTATTTACAGACACTACTTTAGAAGGAGAAGATGTAGATAATAATCAACGGACTGCTACTAATTTTCAGCAAGCAGATTTTACCTTCAAAGCAGATTACACCAATCCATTAACTAAAGAATATACCATAGAGACCGGAGCACAATATGTTATAAACGATGTAGGAAATGATTTTGAGGTAGAGGATCTTATCGATGGAGAATTTGTAATCAATGAAAATCTGACCAATGACTTTGAGTGGAATCAAAAGGTATTGGGGATTTATGGAACTTTAGCATATGAAAATAAAATTTGGGGAATCAAGGCAGGCCTGCGTATAGAAAATACTGATTTAGAAACGTTATTAGCAAATACTAACGAAGGTAACTCCCGAAATTTCACCAATTTTTTTCCTAGTTTTCATACTTCTTATACGTTTAGCGAGAAGTTTTCGCTTCAAGCTGGCTACTCAAAACGTATATTCAGACCTAGACTTTGGGATTTGAATCCTTTTTTTAACATTCGAAATAACTTCAATATCCGCACTGGAAATCCCGAATTACAACCGGAGTTTACCAATTCCTATGAATTAACGAGTATTTATAAAATAGGAAGGGCAAGTATGAGTTCCAGTTTATACCATCGCTATACGACAGATGTAGTAGAACGAGTATCGACTTTTGTAGATAATGTGAATTTTACTACCCCCGAAAATATTGGTACAAATTCTTCTATAGGTTTTGAAACAAATGGGAAGTATAATCCTGTAAAATGGTTGACTTTTACTGGAGATTTTAATTTTAATTATTTTGACCGAAAAGGAACTTTCGAAGGTCAGGTTTTTGACTTTACAGGAAATCAATGGTCCACTCGTTTAGGTTCGAAAATTAGTTTGCCAGCTGATATTGATTTAGAATTCAATGGTAGCTACCGCTCTGGATTTGAAACAGTACAAGGGGAGCAAAGTGGTTTTGCCTTTCTCGATATAGGTATGCGTAAAAAAATCCTAAAGGGAAAAATAGTAGCGAATCTAGGAATCCGCGATGTTTTTGCTTCCAGAATTCAAGAACGTTTTGTGAACCAACCCACTTTTGAAACGTACAATTTTGGACAGCGCGGACGCTTTTTTACTTTTGGACTAAGTTATGCTTTTGGCAAAGGAGAGGCAATGACTTATTCGGGTGGGAGAAGAAGGTAA
- a CDS encoding sensor histidine kinase, with amino-acid sequence MKKIFLNKEVWFQVILHIVVFTFYSFDRRNPEIKPYQYVFFLNFVIAGLVVNYVLLPKFLYPGVYLKFAFYVALVVVWVIFVEEVILEKIYFPDTRGARFLGVAYNLMSTLPTLSVLAGFKFGWDALIKQKEVKELKDSVKESELQFLKSQINPHFLFNNMNNLYSYAIEKSPRTPEVILELSGVLRYMLYECKAKYVSLSKEVEQLENFINLGRLQIEGRGTVSFSKSIIQSNFRIAPLILIAFLENALKHGSSSQTGGIIIVVDIKITEDGLLYFKCSNTYKTQTNTNNLDSGIGLENVKKRLAIIYPKAHTLQIEANEETYEVELTIDLKKSQE; translated from the coding sequence GTGAAAAAAATATTCTTAAATAAAGAGGTTTGGTTTCAGGTGATATTGCATATTGTGGTATTTACTTTTTATTCATTTGACCGTCGTAATCCTGAAATAAAACCTTATCAATATGTATTCTTTTTGAATTTTGTAATTGCCGGTCTTGTGGTCAATTATGTACTTCTGCCAAAATTTCTATATCCCGGAGTATATCTTAAGTTTGCATTCTATGTTGCATTGGTAGTAGTATGGGTAATTTTTGTGGAAGAAGTTATATTAGAAAAAATCTACTTCCCAGATACGCGTGGTGCTAGGTTTCTGGGCGTAGCATATAATCTTATGAGCACTTTGCCAACTTTATCGGTCCTAGCGGGATTCAAATTTGGTTGGGACGCACTTATCAAACAAAAAGAGGTCAAAGAATTAAAAGATTCTGTAAAGGAAAGCGAACTCCAATTCCTGAAGTCGCAAATTAATCCTCACTTCTTATTCAATAATATGAACAACCTGTATTCATATGCCATCGAAAAATCCCCACGCACGCCAGAGGTTATCTTAGAGTTATCCGGAGTGCTACGATATATGCTCTATGAGTGCAAGGCAAAATACGTTTCGCTTTCCAAAGAGGTGGAACAATTAGAGAACTTTATCAATCTTGGACGTTTGCAAATAGAAGGGCGTGGCACAGTTTCTTTCTCAAAAAGTATCATCCAATCAAATTTTCGGATCGCTCCACTTATTTTGATTGCTTTTCTTGAGAACGCATTGAAACACGGGAGTTCTAGTCAAACAGGGGGTATAATCATTGTTGTGGATATCAAGATTACCGAAGACGGATTGCTTTATTTTAAATGTTCGAACACTTATAAAACACAAACCAATACAAACAATTTAGATAGCGGAATTGGCTTGGAAAATGTAAAAAAACGGCTTGCGATTATATATCCAAAGGCACATACATTACAAATTGAGGCTAATGAAGAAACCTATGAAGTGGAATTAACTATCGATCTAAAAAAGTCTCAGGAATAA
- a CDS encoding aldo/keto reductase — MKPTYIGDYSKSIAFNNQSRLVYGTSALGGVWGPVEASESVNALLFALENGISVLDTAPSYANSELYVGKALRQWKGEKPFVSTKVGRLRGDDAFDVKLDYSPESMKRSLSNSLETLGLEHIDLLFLHEPQFVPLDKIEQILDTLKSFKSEGLARKIGVGGNPSEEFKPFITNDNFDVVSGFLRMDACNLSAYNGEIQQYKKGGIAYYAASALHFSLLGNRFEKYVKEGIDGEWITQTDLDNAIKVKAIADKTAMPLATLAQRYLFSIAEADRVVMGARNLKQIQSTIKDWNLGKLPEDIFNEITEIITT, encoded by the coding sequence ATGAAACCAACATATATAGGAGACTATTCTAAAAGTATAGCTTTTAATAATCAAAGTCGCTTAGTATATGGCACTTCGGCACTTGGTGGTGTTTGGGGACCTGTAGAAGCATCAGAATCTGTAAATGCGTTATTATTTGCGTTAGAAAATGGGATCTCTGTTTTAGACACCGCACCTTCTTATGCTAATTCAGAATTATACGTAGGTAAAGCATTGCGACAATGGAAAGGAGAAAAACCATTTGTTAGTACCAAAGTAGGTCGCTTGCGCGGTGATGATGCATTCGATGTTAAACTCGACTATTCGCCAGAATCGATGAAGCGAAGTCTATCCAATAGTCTAGAAACTTTAGGTTTAGAACACATTGATCTACTATTTCTACACGAGCCTCAATTCGTTCCTTTAGATAAAATTGAACAAATTTTGGATACACTTAAAAGCTTTAAATCAGAAGGTTTAGCAAGAAAAATAGGTGTTGGAGGAAATCCTTCAGAAGAATTTAAACCATTTATAACCAATGATAATTTTGACGTTGTATCTGGTTTTTTAAGAATGGATGCCTGTAATCTTAGTGCCTATAATGGAGAAATTCAGCAATATAAAAAAGGTGGTATTGCATACTATGCCGCATCAGCCTTACATTTTTCCTTACTTGGAAATCGATTTGAAAAATATGTAAAAGAAGGCATTGATGGCGAGTGGATAACGCAAACGGATCTGGATAATGCAATAAAAGTTAAGGCAATTGCAGATAAAACAGCTATGCCCTTAGCTACATTGGCACAACGTTATCTGTTTTCTATAGCAGAAGCGGACAGAGTAGTTATGGGAGCTAGGAATTTAAAACAAATACAATCTACAATCAAGGATTGGAATTTAGGAAAGTTGCCAGAGGATATATTTAATGAAATTACCGAAATAATCACGACATGA
- a CDS encoding AraC family transcriptional regulator, which translates to MKAQLKQVTTSPNNSFKVKRFEEKEFKAEWHFHPQYELTYIIQSTGIRYVGDSMQSFERGDLVLVGKNVPHSWKTIDAKNEQVKCVVIQWDEDLFKYWIDKPEFISIKNMLLKSSYGISFDLETALSLEKSFSSIFNQNPFDRFLNLLNILNILATKASMKLLAGPSFGKDLSLKESHRVNVINNYIKDNYQNEPSLTELSNMLSLSKEAFCRFFKKTFDKTYSNYVNEYKITIASKMLIETDLSVSEVGYESGFNNLSFFHRKFNKYKQMSPNTYRQIYQRI; encoded by the coding sequence ATGAAGGCTCAGCTAAAACAGGTTACTACATCTCCCAATAATTCTTTTAAAGTTAAAAGATTTGAAGAAAAAGAATTTAAGGCAGAATGGCATTTTCATCCACAATACGAACTAACCTATATAATACAAAGTACAGGAATTCGATATGTAGGAGACTCCATGCAATCATTTGAGAGAGGAGATCTGGTTTTAGTAGGCAAAAATGTACCACATTCTTGGAAAACTATTGATGCGAAAAACGAACAAGTTAAATGCGTTGTTATTCAATGGGATGAAGACTTATTTAAATATTGGATTGATAAACCTGAGTTTATTAGTATCAAAAATATGCTTCTAAAATCTAGCTATGGTATTTCTTTTGATTTAGAAACAGCCCTTTCTTTAGAAAAATCATTTAGTTCTATTTTTAACCAAAATCCATTTGATCGATTCTTAAACTTATTAAATATATTAAACATTTTGGCTACTAAAGCTTCTATGAAACTATTAGCAGGACCTAGTTTCGGTAAAGATCTTTCTTTAAAAGAGAGTCATAGAGTAAATGTGATTAACAATTATATTAAAGATAATTATCAAAATGAACCTTCTCTAACTGAATTGTCGAATATGTTATCGTTAAGTAAAGAAGCCTTTTGTAGATTTTTTAAGAAAACCTTTGATAAAACGTATTCAAATTACGTAAACGAATATAAAATTACGATAGCTAGTAAAATGCTAATAGAAACCGATTTGTCAGTTTCAGAAGTAGGTTATGAATCTGGATTTAATAACTTATCATTTTTTCACAGGAAATTTAACAAGTATAAACAAATGTCCCCTAATACCTATAGGCAAATCTATCAAAGGATTTGA
- a CDS encoding class I lanthipeptide: protein MKKHSLTSKIKLDKIKIATLNCQNLHNIKGGDLYIHATLRCPQRSERSNCC, encoded by the coding sequence ATGAAAAAACATAGTTTAACTTCGAAGATTAAGTTAGATAAAATTAAAATTGCAACTTTAAATTGTCAAAATTTGCATAACATTAAAGGTGGTGATCTTTACATACATGCTACCCTTCGCTGCCCTCAAAGATCCGAACGTTCAAATTGTTGTTGA
- a CDS encoding LytTR family DNA-binding domain-containing protein encodes MKCIIIEDQLPAQRILKKYIEDTGSLTLIGTFTDALEAMEMMKLTKVDVIFLDIHLPKISGIDFLKTLSNPPQIILTTAFSEYALESYEFDVVDYLLKPFSFQRFIKAISKVETKQQNLIPSAETTEMNEVYMKVGYDLVRILIDDITYIVSDADYTEIHLQNKKHVSSERLRYWEKILPSKKFVRVHKSYIINTSKIERVSANQIYLIHQKAIPLGRAYKSDFMKKFL; translated from the coding sequence ATGAAGTGTATCATCATAGAAGATCAACTACCAGCGCAACGTATTTTAAAAAAATACATTGAAGATACAGGTTCGCTAACACTCATAGGAACTTTTACTGATGCTCTGGAAGCTATGGAAATGATGAAATTGACTAAAGTAGATGTGATTTTTTTGGATATTCATTTACCCAAGATATCAGGTATTGACTTTTTAAAAACACTATCCAATCCACCCCAAATTATACTTACCACAGCTTTCTCTGAGTATGCTTTAGAAAGTTATGAATTTGATGTGGTAGACTATTTATTGAAGCCATTTTCATTTCAGCGGTTCATTAAAGCAATTTCGAAGGTCGAGACCAAACAACAAAATTTAATTCCGAGTGCAGAGACTACAGAAATGAATGAAGTATATATGAAAGTAGGCTATGACTTAGTTCGCATTCTTATTGATGATATCACCTATATCGTATCTGATGCAGATTATACAGAAATTCACTTACAAAACAAAAAACACGTATCATCTGAAAGACTTCGTTATTGGGAGAAAATTTTGCCTTCGAAAAAATTTGTGAGAGTACACAAATCGTATATTATTAACACTTCAAAGATTGAGAGAGTGTCTGCTAATCAAATTTATTTAATACATCAGAAAGCAATCCCTTTAGGCAGAGCTTATAAGAGTGATTTCATGAAAAAATTCTTGTAA